The Candidatus Nitrosocosmicus franklandus genome contains a region encoding:
- a CDS encoding ATP-binding protein, with translation MSDVMNNGSLDLYLIEKCYKFLEIFSNKIFLKYTLIPSILLILLAVISADPYLWLGSELHHFYIELFAVILSGVIAFYYILHARNLNDKFSLFIGIGFAVSASIDLLHVAVSYGLMEHVDFLKYFIPQTWFAGRIFLSSMLLVAIAKYSFLFPDELVTHKVDTKASKTDNNTNTKSFLDNDRKKKYEEKLQKNLIIYLILLAAIAGSIAGVSFIMIFPASVVDEYSIHRPYEIPPLVIFLLALFFFYKKKLYLKKDVIYKGILLYLVIDIFSQIIMSYSIQSFDTAHNVAHVLKDLGYFVNIIALAISGIRFTLNLKERNELIQKQYEKIKESEKLKDEFINIAAHELRTPIQPILALSIFLYKKNGNIDEYKEHLEIIIKNSKRLQKLSEEILDAARIESRTLSLNLEKFDIIPVLHTMIRDYTNQIGDTNVTIDLYYENVQIDLNKGVNGSKHSLVVYADKDRIHQVLSNILINAIKFTEKGNIEVGVKRGEDRIFIRVRDSGEGINKNVLSRLFNKFNTSSPSGTGLGLYICRNIIEAHGGRIWAENNKESKGATFTFTLPNIPQK, from the coding sequence ATGTCTGACGTGATGAATAATGGTTCTCTAGATCTTTATTTGATAGAGAAATGCTACAAATTTCTAGAAATATTTTCAAACAAAATATTTCTAAAGTATACTCTAATCCCGTCTATTCTTCTTATATTACTTGCCGTAATTTCTGCTGATCCATATTTATGGTTAGGCTCAGAGTTACATCACTTTTACATAGAATTATTTGCAGTTATCCTTTCTGGTGTTATAGCCTTCTACTACATTCTACATGCACGTAACCTAAATGATAAATTCAGTCTCTTTATTGGAATAGGTTTCGCGGTAAGTGCATCTATCGACCTACTTCACGTCGCTGTCTCATATGGATTAATGGAACATGTTGATTTCTTGAAATATTTCATTCCACAAACTTGGTTTGCTGGGAGAATATTTCTAAGTAGCATGTTATTGGTCGCAATTGCAAAGTATTCTTTTTTGTTCCCAGATGAGCTAGTAACGCACAAAGTTGATACTAAAGCAAGTAAAACTGATAATAATACAAATACAAAATCATTTCTGGACAATGACCGAAAGAAGAAGTATGAAGAGAAACTACAAAAGAATTTGATCATTTATTTGATCCTTCTGGCTGCCATAGCAGGATCCATAGCCGGAGTCTCATTCATAATGATTTTTCCTGCAAGCGTTGTAGATGAATATTCTATTCATAGGCCATATGAAATTCCTCCACTTGTCATTTTTTTGCTAGCCTTGTTCTTTTTTTATAAAAAGAAGTTGTATTTGAAAAAAGACGTTATTTATAAAGGAATTTTGCTTTATCTTGTTATAGATATTTTTTCACAAATAATAATGTCATACTCGATACAATCTTTTGACACTGCCCATAATGTGGCCCACGTATTAAAGGATTTGGGATACTTTGTAAATATAATTGCGTTAGCGATTTCTGGTATCCGATTTACCCTTAACCTGAAGGAAAGAAACGAGTTGATTCAGAAGCAATATGAGAAGATCAAAGAATCAGAAAAGCTGAAAGACGAATTCATAAATATAGCAGCTCATGAATTACGAACACCTATCCAGCCTATTTTAGCTCTTTCCATTTTTCTCTACAAAAAGAATGGTAATATAGATGAGTATAAGGAACATCTTGAGATAATCATTAAGAATTCTAAGAGACTTCAAAAATTATCTGAGGAAATATTGGATGCTGCCAGAATCGAGAGTCGTACTTTAAGCTTAAATCTAGAAAAATTCGATATTATTCCAGTTTTACACACAATGATTAGAGATTATACAAATCAAATAGGTGACACCAACGTTACCATAGATCTATATTATGAAAACGTACAAATTGATCTAAATAAGGGCGTGAACGGCTCAAAACATAGTTTGGTTGTTTATGCCGATAAAGATAGGATTCATCAGGTACTATCAAATATTTTGATAAATGCAATAAAATTTACTGAAAAAGGCAATATCGAAGTCGGCGTAAAAAGAGGAGAGGACCGAATATTTATCAGAGTGAGGGATTCAGGTGAGGGAATAAACAAGAATGTTTTGTCTAGGCTCTTTAATAAATTTAATACCAGCTCTCCGTCAGGAACAGGACTTGGTCTATATATCTGTAGAAACATAATAGAAGCTCATGGTGGGAGAATATGGGCAGAAAATAATAAAGAGAGTAAGGGTGCTACATTTACATTTACTTTGCCAAACATTCCTCAGAAATAG
- a CDS encoding matrixin family metalloprotease — protein sequence MKGSSRLLLVSLFAVILLASLYYTNTIFARGDDDDDDDDDDDDDKSDFSDKDVIQICCTWGYELADGVLTYAIDIDDDDDDDLVDPVRSAIKTWNRELTGIKFVETDDDNEDIKISFKNDGKKIAGKTVNYFDRYGFIRQSEIIVSKESYNRDFSSAHIEQITLHELGHVLGLDHANFRGNLMAERVDLGSTSISPCEIQAVNIANAWKLNGGNTMYLPKQQYIECQ from the coding sequence ATGAAAGGTTCCTCTAGGTTACTCCTTGTTTCTTTATTTGCAGTAATCCTTCTCGCAAGCCTATATTATACGAATACAATCTTTGCACGAGGTGACGATGACGATGATGACGATGATGACGATGATGACGATAAGAGTGATTTTTCTGATAAAGATGTGATACAGATTTGCTGTACTTGGGGATACGAACTGGCAGACGGGGTTCTTACTTATGCTATTGATATAGATGACGATGATGACGATGATCTTGTGGACCCAGTAAGAAGTGCTATAAAGACATGGAATAGAGAATTAACGGGGATCAAATTTGTTGAAACAGATGATGACAACGAGGACATCAAAATATCATTTAAGAATGATGGAAAGAAAATAGCAGGAAAGACAGTAAACTACTTTGATCGTTATGGATTTATCCGCCAGTCAGAAATCATAGTGTCCAAAGAATCATACAACAGAGACTTTAGCTCTGCTCATATCGAACAAATCACACTTCATGAGCTAGGTCATGTATTAGGTCTAGACCATGCCAATTTTAGAGGTAATCTCATGGCAGAGAGAGTAGATTTGGGAAGCACTTCAATATCTCCATGCGAAATTCAAGCAGTGAACATCGCGAATGCGTGGAAATTGAATGGGGGTAATACCATGTATTTACCTAAACAACAGTATATTGAGTGTCAATAA
- a CDS encoding winged helix-turn-helix domain-containing protein, whose translation MKYRSRTEIVAMILDAANGGATKTKIMYKAFLSYAQLKEYLSVLIENDLIEYMEGSEYKTTQKGLMFLKMNNEIEELLATPTRNYKTTS comes from the coding sequence ATGAAATATAGAAGCCGAACCGAAATCGTAGCTATGATATTAGATGCAGCAAATGGTGGTGCAACCAAGACAAAAATAATGTACAAGGCTTTTCTTAGCTATGCACAATTAAAGGAATATCTTTCGGTATTGATTGAAAATGATCTCATCGAATACATGGAAGGATCAGAGTACAAAACGACTCAAAAGGGTCTAATGTTCTTAAAGATGAATAACGAAATCGAGGAATTGCTTGCAACTCCTACACGCAATTATAAAACAACAAGCTGA
- a CDS encoding discoidin domain-containing protein, translating into MDDNMKPDWKGWVASSRDHIDPNVAPLEVFALGIKIPNLSKESLKSNLQVFRNESVSDPHPQSSSFVDNGFLLIGGGFLVPDQPPGGGNIGTGSFPDSNISWHARSRDHQIPSPSRIISFAIGIRSTLRKLDGTKVGTISTSFHSSEGFDNAFTAVSPLPGMALCGMGGACHFGFHGTYLTRIVPQLLPVDNPTHQFAIVDNLSIYGSSGDHTELVSRTAYAMGLKFNPLPFDPLPPPIDPIVLCNKEIIASEADSSGHLSGNNALKTIDRIPATTWVSTNIPNPWIRLTLPNQVSICRVDVLWGDEKPHIFNLSTSTDGNTFVDVYPEFITRNGTSTDDFESYYFASRVATDIKLTFAQIGPFGTVAVIKEVRIFTK; encoded by the coding sequence ATGGATGACAATATGAAACCTGATTGGAAAGGCTGGGTTGCATCATCACGCGATCATATAGACCCCAATGTAGCTCCATTAGAAGTATTTGCTCTAGGTATAAAAATTCCTAATTTAAGTAAAGAAAGTCTCAAGTCAAACCTTCAGGTCTTTAGAAATGAAAGTGTATCAGATCCTCACCCACAGTCCTCAAGTTTTGTAGACAACGGGTTTCTTTTAATAGGTGGGGGGTTTCTTGTACCCGACCAACCACCGGGTGGAGGAAATATAGGTACTGGTTCGTTCCCAGATTCAAATATTTCATGGCATGCACGTTCCAGAGATCACCAAATTCCTAGTCCTTCAAGGATTATATCCTTTGCAATAGGGATTCGTTCTACTTTAAGAAAACTAGATGGAACAAAAGTCGGAACAATTAGCACATCTTTTCATAGTTCTGAAGGCTTTGATAATGCTTTCACAGCAGTTTCTCCGTTGCCGGGTATGGCGTTATGCGGGATGGGCGGTGCCTGTCACTTTGGTTTTCATGGAACTTATCTTACTAGAATAGTGCCTCAATTACTACCCGTTGATAATCCAACTCATCAGTTTGCTATTGTAGATAATCTTTCCATTTACGGTTCAAGTGGCGACCATACCGAACTGGTGAGTCGTACTGCATATGCCATGGGACTTAAATTCAACCCCTTGCCATTTGATCCTCTACCTCCCCCTATAGATCCTATTGTACTCTGTAACAAGGAAATAATTGCAAGTGAAGCTGATTCTAGTGGACACCTGTCCGGCAATAATGCTTTAAAAACCATTGACAGAATACCAGCTACAACGTGGGTATCTACCAATATTCCTAATCCTTGGATTCGATTAACCTTACCTAATCAAGTATCGATTTGCAGGGTTGATGTGTTGTGGGGAGATGAAAAACCACATATTTTTAATTTATCCACCTCAACTGATGGTAATACATTTGTTGATGTATATCCTGAGTTTATAACTAGAAACGGGACCAGTACAGATGATTTTGAATCCTATTACTTTGCTTCGAGGGTTGCTACCGATATCAAATTGACATTTGCACAAATAGGGCCATTTGGTACCGTTGCAGTAATAAAAGAGGTGAGAATCTTCACTAAGTAG
- a CDS encoding NAD(P)-dependent oxidoreductase → MKIKALIQNSEFKQRISEKLKQSDIHLQFVNHKESLIPQIQDSEILINSGDKIDRHLIDSCPNLKLVQQSGIGVDGIDINYCSEKGIYVANVPMANAVSVAEHTFFLILYLCKNIKLNAFPSSSNSGLFSRRMPNQMGIELSGKTILILGLGVTGIEVAKRAKAFGMKVVTVTKHPYTKTAGGDKKYFVDSIFGVEKLRDIIPSADIVSIHTPLNTETENMIGKNELDLMKRSAYLVNVARAPIVNYGSLLDSLRERTIAGAAFDVFWKEPADQSDPLLQLDNFLLTPHIAGWTYEAIDSISDIIRINIERMMRGQIPLTLVNHMD, encoded by the coding sequence TTGAAAATAAAAGCACTTATTCAAAATTCAGAATTCAAGCAACGAATTTCTGAGAAATTGAAACAATCTGACATACATCTACAATTTGTCAATCATAAAGAGTCCTTGATACCTCAAATTCAAGATTCTGAAATATTGATAAACAGTGGCGACAAGATTGATAGACACTTGATAGATTCTTGTCCCAATCTCAAGCTAGTTCAACAATCGGGTATTGGTGTTGATGGTATTGATATTAACTATTGCTCAGAAAAAGGCATATATGTTGCCAACGTGCCTATGGCAAACGCGGTATCCGTTGCAGAGCATACATTTTTCTTGATTCTTTATTTATGTAAGAATATTAAATTAAATGCCTTTCCTTCCTCTTCCAATTCTGGCTTATTTTCCAGAAGAATGCCTAACCAGATGGGGATCGAACTTTCTGGCAAAACAATACTGATTTTGGGTTTGGGAGTTACTGGAATTGAAGTTGCCAAAAGAGCAAAAGCATTTGGTATGAAAGTTGTGACAGTAACAAAGCATCCGTATACTAAAACCGCCGGGGGAGATAAGAAATACTTTGTAGATAGTATATTTGGAGTTGAAAAGCTCAGGGATATTATTCCTAGCGCTGATATTGTTTCTATACATACTCCCTTAAATACTGAAACAGAAAATATGATTGGCAAGAATGAATTGGATCTGATGAAAAGGTCTGCATATCTAGTTAATGTAGCCAGGGCCCCTATTGTCAATTATGGTTCTCTCTTGGACTCTTTACGGGAAAGAACTATTGCTGGAGCCGCATTTGATGTATTCTGGAAAGAACCTGCAGATCAAAGCGATCCCCTTCTACAGCTTGATAATTTTCTTCTGACTCCTCATATTGCGGGATGGACCTACGAAGCAATTGATTCTATTTCCGATATTATACGCATTAATATTGAAAGAATGATGCGCGGTCAAATCCCATTAACATTGGTTAACCATATGGATTAA
- a CDS encoding alpha/beta fold hydrolase, with protein sequence MYKTVNGMNIKYDEYGTNNKDHILFIHGLGSSSLVWRDIPEALSSKFHSIVIDLVGSGESDKPKENYTISFFSKFVKDFINEISISAGEKISIIGHSLGGYIALDFALRNKEKIDKLILFDSSGLLSSPTPLLVEYHNAVKTADANLRRKKITKVLGDLYAHPSRLLPIVVDLFIYFIEKKGAVEAFESAYAYSTSNIIDVKQMHKLSDLRCLILWGEKDKLIPISYAEQFKKHLASAELEIIKDAGHAPFVEKPAIVYQILIDFLK encoded by the coding sequence TTGTATAAAACCGTCAATGGTATGAACATAAAATATGATGAATATGGTACTAACAATAAAGATCATATTTTGTTTATCCATGGTTTAGGATCCTCATCGTTAGTTTGGCGAGATATTCCTGAAGCATTATCAAGTAAGTTTCACTCCATTGTCATAGATTTGGTTGGATCTGGTGAAAGTGACAAGCCTAAAGAAAACTATACGATTAGCTTTTTTAGCAAATTTGTCAAGGATTTCATAAACGAGATTAGTATAAGTGCGGGGGAAAAAATCTCGATCATAGGTCATTCTCTTGGAGGTTATATTGCTCTTGACTTTGCCTTAAGAAATAAAGAAAAGATTGACAAGCTTATTCTTTTTGATTCGTCTGGATTATTAAGCAGTCCAACACCCCTATTAGTAGAGTATCATAATGCAGTAAAGACAGCTGATGCGAATTTACGCCGTAAGAAAATTACCAAGGTATTAGGAGATTTATATGCACATCCCTCAAGGCTATTGCCCATAGTCGTAGACCTTTTTATTTATTTTATCGAAAAAAAAGGTGCGGTAGAAGCTTTTGAATCTGCATATGCATATAGTACATCAAATATCATCGATGTAAAACAAATGCACAAGCTTAGTGACCTGCGTTGTTTGATACTATGGGGAGAGAAAGATAAGCTTATTCCTATTTCGTATGCTGAACAGTTTAAGAAACATTTGGCATCAGCAGAGCTTGAAATAATTAAGGATGCTGGTCATGCACCCTTTGTTGAAAAACCAGCAATAGTCTACCAAATATTGATTGATTTCCTAAAATGA
- a CDS encoding putative quinol monooxygenase produces the protein MSTPNNQVRVIVLINAKEGKKQELLDLFMPLINPPRKREGNISYTFNSSIEDPNELLFDEVWESKEAYDKHYNSQESVELRAKVQNLVSKPIEFKLFREITAS, from the coding sequence ATGTCAACTCCAAACAATCAAGTAAGAGTGATAGTTTTGATCAATGCAAAGGAAGGGAAAAAACAAGAGCTCTTAGATCTTTTTATGCCTCTAATTAATCCACCTAGAAAACGCGAAGGTAATATTTCTTATACTTTTAACTCATCAATCGAAGATCCAAATGAACTCTTATTTGATGAAGTGTGGGAAAGCAAAGAGGCATATGATAAACACTACAATAGCCAAGAATCAGTTGAATTGAGAGCTAAGGTTCAAAATCTAGTATCAAAACCCATTGAATTTAAATTATTTAGGGAAATTACAGCCTCCTAA
- a CDS encoding HNH endonuclease, producing the protein MNQYVEYVEDSVKVNKDEDIGSSSSRQDFCNGQAHFGGSQLVQEFSHSSPYSSNTIGLFLNFIGSEIHEIRQKNVILFVFTTMMITVAGLAIIKYHRKLKENQSKPRKGFSRTIKNNVLKKQNYRCDHCRRILTAVDFHHKNGNRSDNRERNCQALCPNCHAIRTRGLTK; encoded by the coding sequence ATGAATCAATATGTCGAGTATGTCGAAGATTCAGTCAAAGTAAATAAGGATGAAGATATAGGTAGTTCAAGTTCGCGACAAGATTTCTGTAATGGACAGGCTCATTTTGGTGGCTCACAATTAGTGCAAGAATTCTCACACTCAAGTCCATATTCGTCAAATACAATTGGCCTGTTTTTGAACTTCATAGGTTCTGAAATACATGAAATTCGTCAAAAAAATGTCATTTTATTTGTATTTACTACCATGATGATTACGGTAGCGGGTCTAGCAATAATCAAATATCATAGAAAGTTAAAAGAAAACCAGTCAAAACCTAGGAAAGGCTTTTCCCGGACAATCAAAAATAATGTTCTTAAGAAACAGAACTATAGATGTGATCACTGCCGAAGGATTCTTACCGCAGTTGATTTTCATCACAAGAATGGTAATAGATCAGATAATAGAGAAAGGAATTGTCAGGCTTTGTGTCCTAATTGCCATGCAATAAGAACTAGAGGCCTGACTAAATAG
- a CDS encoding response regulator: MNTPNFESPLYYNNMMRRNDLDYRDFNPSLLEANQITFLNCTHKYCICFVDIIDSTKNTNDMIHSDMIQGYYSIFLNTMSSIIRAHNGRVVKNAGDGLLYYFPRTVNVDNVSAFRDVLECGLIMIEENKSLNDNLKSQGLSEANYRISANYGKVELAISLNSQTVDLFGPPVNVCSKINRFASSNQMIIHQDFLQIIRNTPIFNEYYFKMIDCYNGYDDLEQKPLFQAYSVHRIEEGRKMTKIDHNKEKKYFEKQLDQENPSNSDFNILLIDDDEDILFAFKSILLGEGYHVTAFSSSTHALGHFSDNNPYFYNLVIMDIRMPEMNGIKLYSQLKILNPDIKVLFLSALNALEEVLSIFPEIKRDEIVRKPIEPEILLSNIRSILRNPK; encoded by the coding sequence ATGAACACCCCTAACTTTGAGTCACCGTTATATTATAATAACATGATGAGAAGAAATGATTTAGATTATCGTGATTTTAATCCGTCACTTTTGGAGGCAAATCAAATCACATTCTTAAATTGTACTCACAAATACTGTATCTGCTTTGTGGACATTATCGATTCAACGAAAAACACAAATGATATGATACATTCCGATATGATTCAAGGATATTATTCAATTTTTCTTAATACTATGTCATCTATAATTAGGGCTCATAATGGAAGAGTGGTCAAAAATGCTGGCGATGGATTGTTGTATTATTTTCCAAGGACTGTAAATGTTGACAATGTGTCAGCATTTAGGGATGTCCTTGAATGTGGTCTAATCATGATTGAAGAAAATAAATCTCTGAATGATAACCTTAAAAGTCAGGGACTATCAGAGGCCAATTATAGAATTAGCGCAAATTATGGTAAGGTTGAGTTGGCAATTTCTTTAAACTCCCAAACTGTTGATCTTTTTGGACCTCCTGTCAATGTTTGCTCGAAAATTAATCGCTTTGCTTCATCCAATCAAATGATTATACACCAAGATTTTCTGCAAATCATAAGAAATACTCCCATTTTCAATGAATATTATTTCAAAATGATTGATTGTTACAACGGCTATGACGATCTGGAACAAAAACCTTTGTTTCAAGCATACTCTGTTCATCGGATAGAGGAAGGCAGAAAGATGACAAAGATCGATCATAACAAAGAAAAAAAATACTTTGAAAAACAACTTGACCAAGAAAATCCTTCAAACTCTGACTTTAACATCTTATTGATCGACGATGATGAGGACATTTTGTTTGCATTCAAATCTATACTCTTGGGGGAAGGTTACCATGTAACCGCTTTTTCTAGTTCAACTCATGCACTTGGTCACTTTTCAGACAATAATCCTTACTTTTACAATCTCGTCATTATGGATATTAGAATGCCTGAAATGAATGGAATAAAACTGTACTCACAACTAAAAATTCTAAATCCTGATATCAAAGTACTATTCCTATCCGCACTTAACGCATTAGAGGAAGTCCTAAGTATATTCCCTGAAATAAAGCGTGACGAAATTGTTCGAAAACCAATAGAACCTGAGATCTTACTTTCAAACATCAGATCAATACTACGAAACCCAAAGTAA
- a CDS encoding winged helix-turn-helix transcriptional regulator, whose amino-acid sequence MFHKNDDLEIKENGGYDSECIVKPQIKIINCPIRTTLGVLGKKWTMLIIRDIGFLKINRFNRILESIPGLTPRVLSMRLRELEKEGIIRSTQIKREQTMILWSLTEKGKDILPILLMLTAFGSKWYSEYVFEDKKPRRLDEVFSLPETKETITEYTKRLSFDHTFPNK is encoded by the coding sequence TTGTTTCACAAAAATGATGATTTAGAGATCAAAGAAAACGGTGGATACGATAGTGAATGTATAGTAAAACCGCAAATCAAGATAATTAATTGTCCCATCCGAACAACCTTGGGAGTATTGGGGAAAAAGTGGACTATGCTTATTATAAGAGACATTGGTTTTTTAAAGATAAACAGATTTAATCGAATTCTTGAGTCAATTCCAGGTCTAACCCCAAGGGTATTATCAATGCGCCTTAGAGAACTCGAAAAAGAAGGGATCATTCGCAGTACTCAAATTAAAAGAGAACAAACCATGATTCTTTGGAGCTTGACCGAAAAAGGTAAGGACATTTTACCAATTTTATTGATGCTAACTGCTTTTGGATCAAAGTGGTATTCTGAATATGTATTTGAGGATAAAAAACCAAGAAGATTGGATGAAGTATTTTCATTACCCGAGACAAAGGAAACAATAACGGAGTATACCAAGCGATTAAGTTTTGATCATACATTTCCGAACAAGTGA
- a CDS encoding MgtC/SapB family protein — protein MVTGIFSINEVDFVLNMGLSLVAGILIGAEREAKGKASGIGTHCFVIGGSMIFTYISALVDPNSTSRIAAQIVTGIGFLGAGVILKGELFDSKESETPNKKIVNLTTAASIWFSAAIGMAIGFNFYFIAIVSIAFALIVPRIPKVGKRREEDMNKE, from the coding sequence ATGGTTACTGGGATATTCAGCATAAACGAGGTTGATTTTGTTTTGAATATGGGTCTATCCCTAGTTGCAGGAATATTGATTGGTGCAGAAAGAGAAGCAAAAGGTAAGGCCTCAGGGATTGGAACTCATTGTTTCGTTATAGGAGGTTCAATGATTTTTACATATATTTCGGCCTTGGTCGATCCGAATTCTACATCAAGAATTGCCGCTCAGATCGTGACAGGAATAGGATTCTTAGGGGCAGGAGTAATCCTAAAGGGCGAATTGTTTGATAGTAAAGAGTCCGAAACTCCGAATAAAAAAATAGTTAATTTAACTACAGCTGCTAGCATATGGTTTTCGGCTGCAATAGGAATGGCAATAGGGTTTAATTTTTACTTTATAGCCATAGTTTCAATAGCCTTTGCTCTTATAGTTCCACGTATTCCCAAGGTGGGAAAAAGGCGTGAAGAAGATATGAACAAAGAGTAG
- a CDS encoding UDP-3-O-(3-hydroxymyristoyl)glucosamine N-acyltransferase, translating to MVQWTVESLLLTLVDSNYSVEGPKSLIHSKSEKGVSSLHNGTSTDVTFCQAEAKVSSEESQDSASDIHSNAITTPTDNASNGGCNGNHDHADIDVKLDNDNKKGTLAIAGSNAGVILCKKSMIGRIHPNKKKNQVLVFVDNPRFEFTRIAKRITRSTNLESNKVIVGGVISPTATIADSAKIGRDCYIGDHVVIGKDCIIGDNTMIESKVNLQNCIVGDGCIIQPNTTIGYDGFAFERCPDTLELEKFPHYGKVIIENDVEIYANCSIARGSLSDTVIGQGTKIDALCHVAHNVSIGKNTELTAGTIIGGSTTIGNNCWFGLNSTVKNKLKIGNKVIVGSGSSVINNIDDEDIVAGVPAKSIKNKITINKEKLFLMAGQAEHDVVQ from the coding sequence ATGGTTCAATGGACAGTTGAATCACTATTGCTTACCCTTGTTGATTCAAATTATTCAGTTGAAGGTCCTAAATCCCTGATACACTCAAAATCAGAAAAGGGTGTCTCTTCCTTGCATAATGGAACATCAACTGACGTTACATTCTGTCAAGCAGAAGCCAAAGTATCATCAGAAGAATCTCAAGATTCTGCCTCTGATATTCATTCTAATGCTATTACTACTCCTACTGACAATGCTAGCAATGGTGGTTGTAATGGTAATCATGATCATGCTGATATTGATGTTAAACTTGACAATGATAATAAGAAGGGCACTTTAGCCATTGCTGGGTCAAATGCTGGTGTTATTCTTTGTAAAAAAAGCATGATAGGACGTATTCATCCCAACAAGAAAAAGAATCAGGTCCTTGTATTTGTAGATAATCCACGATTTGAATTTACCAGAATTGCAAAAAGGATTACCCGTAGTACTAACTTAGAATCCAACAAAGTAATAGTGGGAGGTGTAATATCTCCCACAGCCACAATAGCTGATTCAGCAAAAATAGGTAGAGATTGTTATATTGGAGACCATGTTGTCATTGGCAAAGATTGCATAATAGGAGACAACACAATGATTGAATCCAAAGTAAATCTACAAAATTGTATAGTAGGTGATGGCTGCATAATTCAACCAAACACCACAATAGGCTATGATGGTTTTGCTTTTGAAAGATGCCCTGATACACTGGAACTTGAAAAGTTTCCTCATTACGGCAAGGTAATTATAGAAAACGATGTTGAAATATATGCTAACTGTTCAATTGCACGCGGCTCTCTATCTGATACAGTAATAGGACAGGGTACAAAGATAGACGCACTATGTCATGTTGCTCACAATGTAAGCATTGGTAAAAATACTGAATTAACTGCAGGTACAATAATAGGAGGAAGTACCACAATAGGCAATAACTGTTGGTTTGGATTAAACAGCACTGTGAAAAATAAATTAAAAATAGGAAACAAGGTTATTGTTGGTTCTGGTAGTTCGGTTATAAACAATATTGATGATGAGGATATAGTTGCAGGTGTTCCAGCCAAATCGATAAAAAATAAGATAACTATAAACAAGGAGAAACTATTCTTGATGGCTGGACAGGCCGAGCACGATGTAGTCCAGTAG